A window of Panicum virgatum strain AP13 unplaced genomic scaffold, P.virgatum_v5 scaffold_4415, whole genome shotgun sequence genomic DNA:
ACCTGATCATCCCCTTCCATCAGAATGCTAATCACCTCATCTCTAGCCTCATCAATCCCCACAAGCTCTGTTGCCTTGCTGTAATGAGCCAACAAACGAGGATCGACAGCAGCAGGCCTAGCCACATCGATCCTGTACCtctcgcgccgctcgccggcctctaTGACACGCCTCTTGATGTCTCTGATGTCGGTAGCAACCTGACGGCGGATCCGGAGCCTCGTCAGCAAATTCAGGCTCCTATGGACGAACCCCCTCATACCAACCGGCCCTAACGGCGCACCACCCGTGCAGTGTACCATGAACATGTCGATGCTGTCCTCGATGTCGTAGCAGAGCTCCCGCACCTGGCTGGCCCAGATCTTGTCCTGCTCGCAGAGCTGGTCCGGAGGAGCAGTGGCAATCTCCTTGAGCGCCCCCTGCATGCTCTCGAGCTCAGGTTGGAGGAACATGATCTCCCCCTTCACCCCGCTCTGCAGCTTGTACTCGCCGACGAGCAGATCCCCAACCTTGTGGATGAGCCTCGACAGCAACCCCATCGCGACCTCCATGAATCCGTCGCTGCGAGAGGGCGAGCAATGGCGTGTGGAGTTGAGTGGTGCTGCTGTCTctaccaaaagaaaaaaaaaatcatggctTTATTACGAACTCGAACTTGATTGGCAAAAAGAACGGGAGGGAGATCGAACTAGGAGTTTaccagccgccgccggtgcgtATCGCGCAGCTGCTCTTCGGCGGAGCGGCCGCCCGCTGCTCGCTTGAATCGAAGCCGGAGCTCGCTGGCTGCCGCCGTTGACTTGGAACAGGACCAAGACTGGAGCACTTGAAGGCTTCGAACTGTGTTTGGAACTGACGACAAAGAAAGGTGCGGCCAAAACATATCCGGGAGGAGCTAGTCGTGGATTTTTTTAAAATCTGCAAACGTTTTAAAAAATATTCTAGAATAATCATCTATCAACTAAACTTCCAAACCCCTGTAAAACCATGATCCATGATGCAACGACATTTATATTTTGAAGCATTAGTTTTTTTCTAACAAAAGTTAACATGTTAAAAATAGGGAAAAATCCACTTTACACCCTCAAATCATAAAAGTATGATTCTCAACCAACTATTGAATTGAGTAAATTTAGCCCCTTAGATGGTTCTGAAAGTGCTTTAATATTTTGTGATAATTAAAAGAGTCAGATTTAAACcaaaaatcataattaattcattttgaataaaaaaattacGAAATAGGTATCAAACGTTTTcttaaaatgtaacctatctattggaaCAATACTTGTCAGTTATTTAAGATCTATTTTtctatgttcataatatttggttccTTGCAACTAtacctattattttttaaataactaagactcaaatagagcaataatagataattacatttttataataattttggtacaactttcatatttttctgatttgaaATAAATTAGTTTTTACTTTTAAATctagttatattttttattttttaaaaaatacaaaaccatcaTAGGGTCAAATTTGTCTGGTTTCGATAGTTGGATGCTTTTGttacccggttttatagttgaagCTTGAAAATTAACCTTTGCAATAGTTTCAATATGCCAGACTTTTCCTTAAAAATAAATCATGAATTCTTGCTGTAAGGATGTAGCCTATACTGCTCCTAATACTGTTATAAAATTTATCATTTGAAATAAAATTTAGAGAACAGTCCCTAAACGATTTTATTAGCATTAGTCAAAATACTAAATCTGACAGGCCCAAGAGACTTCACAAATCCGTTCTACGGCTCCACTCATTCATGGTTTTTTAGGGGTAGGAGCAAATTTCCGTTCAAGGCACAATTTTGGTAAAAAGAAAAGTACCACTTGAAGAAAAAGAAGTTAAAGTAGTACTGTAAGCTATATTAATTATTTCTCAAGTATTACAATCTAAAATTACAAATACAACCTTTTCTTGATATACAATCAGAAAAGCTGGAATTTCTTGCATCTGGTTCTTGGTCTAATGTACTTGTTCAATCAAGtagatttttttattctaaattATGCAGGTATAATCATCCTTATGTCCAGGATTCTTGCTTTACAGGTCAGTTTGTACCCAAAAAAGAAAACATATCAGttttgttatattgtgatccaaattcattGCACAAAAGGAAAAGGTCGACTTCCGACGGAGCGAAGCAGAGGCCCGTCGCCGGGAGGCTTGGGGATATGCATGCTTACAAATATTTTCCTCTGGGGCCCTATCCATTTTCAGCAGTTTCTCTTGTCTTTCATTTTCAGTCCATCAACTGAGGAAAAGTAGAAGAAATTGAGGTCAAATGGAACGTGAAAGATGAAAGTAGGGAAAAAAATGACCGGGGATCACGCACCTTCATATTCATCCGCATGTCAAGTTCGATTCATCAgtatatgtggagttttggaTGATTAGGATTGATTTCAACCGAGTTCCTCAACGCAACCTTCAAATCCTTCACTTCCTCATTGCTAGCGCCTTCACATTTCAAGTAAACCCAGACATCCTGGAGCGATGGCAGGTTCCCCAGGCCCATGACAAAGCCACCATCGCTGCTGGGGATTACTCTCGCCTCCCTCACGAAGCAGCGTACCAGGCTTGTTTGGCTCCCAATACCATTTGGCAATCTTGTATATGACTCGATGTAGAGACACATCAAATGTCTGAGCTGAACAACGGTTGATGGCAAGCTACAGATGCAGGTGCCCATCAGGTCCAGTGTTTGTAGAAATCGTATGTTCCCTGTTTCTTCAGGGAGCTGAGCAATGCGTGTGTCACCTAATCCCAGGTACCTCAAGTGAAATAACTTCTCAACATACTTGAGCCTGTAACCTTTTGAAAGATCACAACCTTGTAAATCCAGTACACGTAGAACTCGGAAGCTCCTAAGGGTAGGCAATAGACTAATGGCAGAAGGAAGCACAATAACTGTGCAAAAgttttttctaaatttcactCTCTAATCACGAGTAATGACAATAATTAGCAGCTACTGCACGTACGACCAAGGACCAGCATCTTTATCTGATTATCCCCATGAGCATATCCGTACCCAAAATGTAGTACCCTGCTGCACTGACATCTCACGTAACTTGCCTGTTGTAGCTGATAATTAATGCAATGGGGCCGATCGTGGTGAACCAAAATATTTGTCTCTATGCAAGTTGCAGCAAAGGCAAGTACTCCTCCTTCCACTTTATACTTTCTCTTTCCACTTTTATAACTTACAGTATAATATGGCACGATCTTTCAAATAATATAttgactatttatttatcatatattatatcacttattGTTATAAACTTATATTAGTAAAATATATCaatccaatcatataaaatttatattGTAAAAGTAAAAATTAATAgttaaattattggtcaaagattgcAAAGTTTGAATATTGAAATCTTGATATACATGTGCGCCTTATAAAAGTGAAAGGAGGGAGTACAAGTGTACCGCACAAGCAATTTATATGAAAGTATAGCAAAATGTAAGATCATGTATACCTGTATAGGCAGCAGCCAAACtcatttttttcagaaatgaaATCATATTCGAGCCTGCCTCTACATCAAAGCACCCAAACTCGTACCATCTCCGTTTTTTAATACTATATGTCATTTTCTTCTAAAGCGAGAGTGTAAATATATGACACTCAAacatactactccctccgttccaaattataaggcATTCCAATAATCTTGTagagtaaaaaaaatttatgtttgaccaaatttatataggaaaataatgatatttattatataaactaagtactattagatttttttattaattatattttcatagtacaacaatttgatatcataaatttttataattctctctataatcttggttaaacttgagattgttttgactctttaagatttttggaatgtcttataatttagaacgaaaGTGTTATTTTAATATATGTCTAGAACAAGAAATAAAAATTTCTTGTTCTAAAGGTCGTATATTtgaaaacagagggagtacataCAGTATATATGTGTAGATATATGACATTCATTCATATATTAATAAAAACAAACAGAGTATATATATTGCGACAACACATGATGCACGGTACCTTACTTTATGTCACCTCGCTCCGGCCGGCTGTAAGCAAGACGGACGATCGAGACAGTCCAGCTACCAGCACTCCAACAGATCGATCGCTCTCAGTCCCAAGCTAGCTAGCTCATCCTCACAATGGCCCCCGGCCGTCTGCGGCGCcatcaggggcggcggcggcggcagcatctATAGCTCACTGTTCTACAGCAACATCTCGCGAACGCATGCTGCCGTAAGGTATCAATCTGAAGCCACCATCTATCAAATGACTCCATTTCATTGCAAATTGAAATTCACCGGAGATGACGACCGGTTCGTCGCCGTACCCGAGACAAGTGTTCAGCTCAATTTGGCTAGGAGAAAGAATGCATATAGTTTTTGTTGGTGCAGAATTAGGACCAACACACCAAAGCACTAGAACGCGCAGCGAGTGACGGCACAACACAGCACCGATTCTCAGACCAGTCGGGtatactggtcagaccggtttccaccgggcaggccggcggcgaaaCCAACGAATGTCGCCCGGGaaagacccgtcggggcaggcgcacgcagggttgttctagggtcggcaggccacctagaacgccctcaatcgacgtagagacgaaggagaaacagcagatagtagatgggaaaaagctagggcaaaaagaaagtaaaaaaataaaagtttttATATTTGATCGATTGAATACCCTAATCAGCCGTGACCCttcatatttatagggtggggtgaatttatcccgcaagaaatcttattacaagatcta
This region includes:
- the LOC120694253 gene encoding disease resistance protein PIK6-NP-like isoform X3, with the protein product MEVAMGLLSRLIHKVGDLLVGEYKLQSGVKGEIMFLQPELESMQGALKEIATAPPDQLCEQDKIWASQVRELCYDIEDSIDMFMVHCTGGAPLGPVGMRGFVHRSLNLLTRLRIRRQVATDIRDIKRRVIEAGERRERYRIDVARPAAVDPRLLAHYSKATELVGIDEARDEVISILMEGDDQVSNQHGKIVSIVGFGGLGKTTLANAVYEKLKEKFDCWAFVSVSQTPDMRKIFRGLLYELGKNVNDETLDERQLIDQVRKFLQMKRLR
- the LOC120694253 gene encoding disease resistance protein PIK6-NP-like isoform X2, producing MEVAMGLLSRLIHKVGDLLVGEYKLQSGVKGEIMFLQPELESMQGALKEIATAPPDQLCEQDKIWASQVRELCYDIEDSIDMFMVHCTGGAPLGPVGMRGFVHRSLNLLTRLRIRRQVATDIRDIKRRVIEAGERRERYRIDVARPAAVDPRLLAHYSKATELVGIDEARDEVISILMEGDDQVSNQHGKIVSIVGFGGLGKTTLANAVYEKLKEKFDCWAFVSVSQTPDMRKIFRGLLYELGKNVNDETLDERQLIDQVRKFLQMKRHWT